AAGTCCCTGCTGTGCAGGCAAAGGCGCAGGAATGGGGGCCCTCTCTGCTCCAGGTTGGGCAGGAGTTCCTCCATCACCCAGCGTTCATCTCTGCCACTGTAAGACACAAAGGCATCATACAGGTAGCGCCCTCTGGTGTTCTGGTGACGTAGTGCCTCATTCAACCAGCCGTGAGTGATGTAGTAGAAGGCCAGCAGGTAGTCTCTGGCCAGCTGATGCAGCAGCACAACCAACATAAACAGCAGGAGGAAGCATGATGTGCTGATAAAGAACACAAACCCCACATCCAGACTGCAGTGGGCCTGGCCATAGCTGTCCAGGTCCTGAAGCCCACCCTCTGATATACAGCTCAGTGGTTCATTCTCTTTGGAGAACATAAACACTTCTGCTTGTTGCTGATTCCTTGCCCAGCGGAGGAACCAGGCATCGTCACAGGTGCAGCGGAGTTGTGTTTGATAGATGAAAGCAAACTTCAGGCTGACCAGATGCTCAAAGAAATCTGTGGTCAAACTGAACTCTGTTTTTTGATCTAGGGAGAAATACTTCAGAGAGGTCATATCCAGACTGAGGTCTCCCTCCAAAGAATCCAACCAGCAATGAGTCAGACTTAAGCTCTCTAATTTGGTCAAGTTGTGAAACATGAGACTCATCTCTGGCTGATCGACAAAGTTGACTTGTTCGAGGTCTAGACGCCTTAAGTGCACCAATCTGTTCAGACCAGAGAGGTTTTGGACGGTGCTCACATGCCACTGACCAAATGATAAAAAGACCACAGACGTGAAGTGACTGATAGCAACAGTATAATCAGGTGCACAAAGGAAGAACTCAGCTGTAACGTCGAGTTTGGTAACAGACTTTAGAAAACGTTTCTCACAAGAAATGAGTGAGTGGATGCTTCTGTAGACTTATATGCTATATATGGAGAATGACTCTTAGGGAAACTGCAGAGGAAACTGAAAAATATCTTTGGTGGTCATGATTGCTGGAGACTTGCAGACTGAGGCCTGTAACCATAGCTTGTAACCATGCTAGCACCTCCACTTCCCATGCGAAGATTTGAGTTTTCAGTCATTTAAATTTTATCCAGACCATGGCTGGAGCTGGTCTGGTAAAGCTTAATAAAGAGGATATCAGCATATAAGTACAGACCATTCATGTAGGCTAGCTGCATTAAGCAAATACACTAGCTGTCATGTTCCCTGTATGTTTTAACTAGATGCAatcatccacatgcacacacagagagggacacgaaACCTTGTAGCTTGTTCTACAACTTAGCTAGTCTGGTTTATTGGGAACGTGAATTTATACAGGACAGAGGTGCCACCTGGTGGTCACCATAAACGAAGCACATTCTGCTTCGTACATAACATTTCCTCCCCGCTAAGATATGTTGTCAATAAACACAAAGGATATTTCTTTAACACAACAGACAAGATTACCGCTCAAATGATAATGATGGGGATGTCCTATTATACTGGAAACAATATGTCTCAGAACTCACACAGTCTTACAGCGTTATATTAATTATACAATGTGTTCACTCAGTACCGTAACGTACGGGTGGTTGAGTGATCCTCACAGGATAGCGTCTTACTGTCTCTGTTACTG
The sequence above is drawn from the Clupea harengus chromosome 16, Ch_v2.0.2, whole genome shotgun sequence genome and encodes:
- the LOC116224095 gene encoding toll-like receptor 13, whose protein sequence is MSLMFHNLTKLESLSLTHCWLDSLEGDLSLDMTSLKYFSLDQKTEFSLTTDFFEHLVSLKFAFIYQTQLRCTCDDAWFLRWARNQQQAEVFMFSKENEPLSCISEGGLQDLDSYGQAHCSLDVGFVFFISTSCFLLLFMLVVLLHQLARDYLLAFYYITHGWLNEALRHQNTRGRYLYDAFVSYSGRDERWVMEELLPNLEQRGPPFLRLCLHSRDFQLGKDIVENITDSLYRSRRTLCLVSRHFLRSNWCSLEMRLGTYRLQVEHRDVLILVFLEKIPSNLLSAHHRLARLVKTRTYIDWPQDPAQQEAFWDRLWNKLMTDKVL